The following coding sequences are from one Ooceraea biroi isolate clonal line C1 chromosome 5, Obir_v5.4, whole genome shotgun sequence window:
- the LOC113561935 gene encoding kelch-like protein diablo, whose product MQFREERGRRQAGGGGGGGGGGLSGCGGGGGGSNSGAGRGNTGTHGAETPSNLASITPTAREATRAVTTRQRLAHKTCDVLVTSNNNNNINNNSKENLLQETGDDCHLPLPPRCRVESLKSHHHHHHQHHQTRGISGSNGNGVR is encoded by the exons ATGCAATTTCGT GAGGAGAGAGGCAGACGACAGGCCGGCGGAGGCGGcgggggtggcggcggcggcctcAGCGGctgcggcggtggcggtggcggcagtAATTCCGGTGCAGGAAGGGGGAACACCGGCACTCATGGCGCCGAGACGCCCTCTAATCTGGCCAGTATCACGCCGACCGCGCGAGAAGCAACACGCGCCGTGACCACGCGGCAACGGCTTGCCCACAAGACGTGCGACGTGCTCGTCaccagcaacaacaacaacaacatcAATAACAACAGCAAAGAGAACTTGCTGCAGGAGACCGGCGATGATTGCCACCTGCCGTTGCCACCTCGCTGCCGCGTGGAGTCGCTGAAgagtcatcatcatcatcatcatcagcatCATCAGACCCGCGGGATCAGTGGTAGCAACG GTAACGGCGTGCGATAA